A section of the Bacillus pumilus genome encodes:
- the rnpM gene encoding RNase P modulator RnpM produces MNSRKKIPLRKCVVTGEMKPKKELIRVVRSKEGEVSVDATGKKNGRGAYLSLDKETILAAKNKRSLQQQFQTQIDEHIFEELLELAEKVKKPNESI; encoded by the coding sequence GTGAATAGCCGAAAAAAAATCCCGCTTAGAAAATGTGTCGTGACGGGAGAAATGAAACCAAAGAAAGAACTGATCCGTGTTGTTCGTTCTAAAGAAGGTGAAGTGTCTGTTGACGCAACCGGAAAAAAGAACGGACGCGGGGCTTACCTTTCTCTCGATAAAGAAACCATTCTTGCGGCAAAGAACAAACGCAGTTTACAGCAGCAATTTCAGACACAGATTGACGAACACATATTTGAAGAATTACTAGAACTAGCTGAAAAGGTGAAAAAACCAAATGAATCAATCTGA
- the ribF gene encoding bifunctional riboflavin kinase/FAD synthetase: protein MKTIHISHPHTLNQKDQDPSVMALGYFDGVHLGHQKVIDAAKSIARKEGLALAVMTFHPHPSHVLQKAREPKDLITPLEDKIDFIEQLGADYVYIVQFSESFAALSPQEFVDQYLDELNVKHAVAGFDFTFGRFGAGTMETFDEYGKGRMTATIVPKLSNQDRKVSSTLIRSALKNGDVEYVSELLGKPYQLRGIVIHGDKRGRTIGFPTANVGLSAEYIIPPTGVYAVRAEVKGKMYDGVCNVGYKPTFYEKRPDQPAIEVNLFGFNEEIYGEPIKLQWFKRIRSEQKFNGIQELTAQISLDKEEAIQFFQHQRKQTKNS from the coding sequence GTGAAGACTATACATATTTCACACCCACATACATTGAATCAAAAGGATCAAGACCCGTCTGTTATGGCTTTAGGGTATTTTGACGGTGTTCACCTCGGACATCAAAAAGTAATTGACGCAGCAAAAAGCATTGCAAGAAAAGAAGGGCTGGCTTTAGCGGTCATGACCTTTCATCCGCACCCATCACACGTTTTGCAAAAAGCACGTGAACCCAAGGACTTAATTACACCGCTTGAGGATAAAATCGATTTCATCGAACAGCTGGGCGCTGACTATGTATACATTGTGCAGTTCAGTGAAAGCTTTGCAGCATTATCTCCTCAAGAGTTTGTCGATCAATATCTGGATGAGCTGAATGTAAAGCACGCAGTAGCCGGTTTTGATTTTACGTTCGGCCGTTTTGGTGCAGGCACAATGGAAACCTTCGATGAGTACGGAAAAGGACGTATGACGGCCACCATCGTTCCTAAGTTGTCCAATCAAGACCGAAAAGTCAGCTCAACACTCATACGATCTGCATTGAAAAATGGGGATGTTGAATATGTGAGTGAGCTTTTAGGAAAACCTTATCAGCTGCGCGGTATTGTCATTCATGGTGATAAACGAGGACGGACGATCGGCTTTCCGACTGCCAATGTCGGTTTATCTGCTGAGTATATCATTCCGCCAACAGGGGTTTATGCGGTAAGAGCAGAAGTGAAAGGCAAAATGTATGACGGTGTTTGTAATGTTGGCTATAAACCAACCTTTTATGAAAAACGCCCTGATCAGCCTGCCATTGAAGTAAATCTCTTTGGTTTTAACGAAGAAATCTATGGGGAACCGATTAAATTACAGTGGTTCAAGCGCATTCGCAGTGAGCAAAAATTTAACGGAATCCAGGAGTTAACGGCTCAAATCAGTCTAGATAAAGAAGAAGCGATTCAATTTTTTCAACATCAGCGAAAGCAAACAAAAAATTCATAG
- the truB gene encoding tRNA pseudouridine(55) synthase TruB translates to MINGVLLLHKERGMTSHDCVFKVRKILHTKKVGHTGTLDPEVSGVLPICIGRATKIVEYLTDKSKTYDAEITIGFSTTTEDQTGEIVEEKKVQNPISEEEIDAALKQFQGTIEQIPPMFSAVKIGGKKLYEYAREGIEIERPSREISIHRIERTTPALFENGTVSFRFTVLCSKGTYVRTLAVDIGKKLGFPAHMSHLIRTGSGDFTLDECITLDELRDISEEGTVDEHLVPIERALNHLPKWEINDTLASKVENGAVLPMPDEFAHFAEEDRVAVFAPSGRCMAIYMKHPTKQNLMKPAKILSQDKQS, encoded by the coding sequence ATGATAAATGGTGTTCTTTTATTACATAAAGAAAGAGGGATGACCTCTCACGACTGTGTGTTCAAAGTGAGAAAGATATTGCATACAAAAAAAGTGGGACATACAGGTACACTCGATCCCGAGGTATCAGGTGTTCTGCCTATTTGTATCGGGAGAGCAACGAAGATTGTCGAATATTTAACAGATAAATCGAAAACGTATGATGCAGAAATCACGATTGGTTTTTCTACAACAACAGAAGACCAAACAGGTGAGATCGTAGAAGAAAAAAAGGTGCAAAACCCCATCTCAGAAGAAGAAATTGATGCTGCGTTGAAACAGTTTCAAGGAACCATTGAACAAATTCCACCTATGTTTTCGGCAGTGAAAATTGGCGGAAAAAAACTCTATGAATATGCAAGAGAAGGCATTGAAATTGAGCGACCGAGCCGTGAAATTTCGATTCACCGTATCGAGCGGACAACACCTGCTTTATTTGAAAATGGAACAGTATCATTTAGATTTACCGTTTTATGTTCAAAAGGAACGTATGTCAGAACCTTAGCGGTTGATATTGGAAAGAAACTAGGTTTTCCAGCTCATATGTCACACCTCATTCGCACTGGTTCAGGTGATTTTACACTAGATGAGTGCATCACCCTTGATGAGCTGCGAGATATAAGCGAAGAAGGCACAGTAGATGAGCACCTTGTCCCGATCGAGCGTGCGCTCAATCATTTGCCGAAATGGGAGATAAATGATACATTAGCAAGTAAAGTGGAAAACGGTGCAGTCCTGCCAATGCCTGATGAATTCGCTCATTTCGCAGAGGAAGATCGTGTCGCTGTCTTTGCTCCTTCAGGCCGGTGTATGGCGATATATATGAAGCACCCGACCAAACAGAATTTGATGAAGCCGGCGAAGATCTTATCTCAGGACAAGCAATCTTAA
- a CDS encoding DUF503 domain-containing protein yields MIGYTECECIIYDASSLKEKRAVLQRILTRTRHKFNVTMAEMDYQDTWQRTSIGIAVISSSRVQVEKELQRVLSFIDSFPEIERTITKTEWF; encoded by the coding sequence ATGATCGGTTATACCGAATGTGAGTGCATCATTTATGATGCCTCCTCACTGAAGGAAAAACGTGCGGTTCTTCAGCGTATATTGACAAGAACGCGCCATAAATTCAATGTAACCATGGCTGAAATGGATTACCAGGACACATGGCAGCGTACTTCAATTGGAATCGCCGTGATTTCCTCATCTCGGGTTCAAGTGGAAAAGGAATTGCAGCGTGTTTTAAGCTTTATTGATTCTTTTCCTGAAATTGAACGAACGATCACGAAAACTGAGTGGTTTTAA
- the infB gene encoding translation initiation factor IF-2 has translation MAKVRVYEYAKAIDVSSKDIIAALKDMNVEVNNHMATLEDDTVKKLDAIYKKAKAKETANEKPAEQKKQSSNKINDRKKNDVQNNQFNKNKKNNNQNKNKNKRGGNNKSQHQQARPVKPKKELPEKIEFTNSMTVGQLAEELGKETAEIIKKLMMLGVMATINQELDKDTVELIASEYGVPVEEVIILEETELEKYEVEDKEEDMQVRPPVVTIMGHVDHGKTTLLDSIRKTKVVEGEAGGITQHIGAYQIEENGKKITFLDTPGHAAFTTMRARGAEVTDTTILVVAADDGVMPQTVEAINHAKAAEVPIIVAVNKIDKPTANPDRVMQELTEHGLVPEAWGGETIFVPLSAKTGEGIDELIEMILLVSEVGELKANPNRAAKGTVIEAELDKGRGSVATLLVQTGTLHVGDPIVVGNTFGRVRAMVNDIGRRVKTAGPSTPVEITGLNDVPNAGDQFLVFKDEKTARQVGEARASKQLDEQRSDKAKLSLDDLFEQIKQGEVKDINLIVKADVQGSAEALTAALQKIEVEGVKVKIIHTGVGAITESDIILASASNAIVIGFNVRPDGNAKSTAETENVDIRLHRIIYKVIDEIEAAMKGMLDPEYEEKVIGQVEVRQTFKVSKIGTIAGGYVTEGTITRDSGIRLIRDGVVIFEGEVDVLKRFKDDVKEVSQGYECGITIKKYNDIREGDVMESFVMQEIERK, from the coding sequence ATGGCTAAAGTGAGAGTATATGAATACGCAAAAGCCATAGATGTTTCAAGTAAAGATATTATAGCAGCGCTTAAGGATATGAACGTGGAAGTGAACAACCACATGGCGACGCTTGAAGACGACACTGTGAAAAAGCTAGACGCTATCTATAAAAAAGCCAAAGCAAAAGAGACAGCTAACGAGAAACCCGCAGAACAAAAAAAACAATCATCTAACAAAATCAATGATAGAAAGAAGAATGACGTGCAGAATAATCAATTTAATAAAAACAAAAAAAACAACAACCAAAACAAAAACAAAAATAAACGCGGTGGGAATAACAAATCGCAGCATCAACAAGCTAGACCTGTAAAACCTAAAAAAGAGCTTCCTGAAAAAATTGAATTTACTAATTCAATGACAGTCGGCCAACTGGCTGAAGAGCTTGGAAAAGAAACAGCTGAAATTATCAAAAAGCTGATGATGCTTGGTGTTATGGCAACCATTAACCAAGAGCTGGATAAAGATACAGTTGAATTAATCGCTTCTGAATATGGCGTTCCAGTAGAGGAAGTCATTATTTTAGAAGAAACTGAACTTGAAAAGTATGAAGTTGAAGATAAAGAAGAAGATATGCAAGTACGCCCTCCAGTTGTGACGATCATGGGACACGTTGACCACGGGAAAACAACGCTTCTTGACAGCATTCGTAAGACGAAAGTTGTTGAAGGTGAAGCAGGTGGAATCACGCAGCATATCGGTGCATACCAAATTGAAGAAAATGGCAAGAAAATCACGTTCCTTGATACACCTGGACACGCAGCTTTTACAACGATGCGTGCACGTGGTGCCGAGGTAACGGATACAACCATTCTAGTTGTTGCAGCAGATGATGGCGTTATGCCGCAAACGGTTGAAGCCATTAACCATGCGAAAGCAGCAGAAGTACCAATCATTGTTGCTGTCAATAAAATTGACAAACCAACAGCGAACCCTGACCGTGTGATGCAGGAATTAACCGAGCATGGTCTAGTACCTGAAGCTTGGGGCGGCGAAACGATCTTCGTTCCTCTATCTGCAAAAACAGGTGAAGGCATTGACGAATTGATCGAAATGATCCTTCTTGTCAGTGAAGTTGGAGAACTGAAAGCCAACCCAAATCGTGCGGCAAAAGGAACTGTTATCGAGGCTGAGCTTGATAAAGGAAGAGGATCTGTTGCAACCCTTCTTGTTCAAACTGGTACACTTCATGTAGGTGACCCAATCGTTGTCGGAAATACATTTGGCCGTGTACGTGCAATGGTCAATGACATCGGACGCCGCGTGAAAACAGCAGGACCATCTACACCTGTTGAAATCACTGGTTTAAACGATGTACCGAATGCAGGGGATCAATTCCTCGTATTCAAAGATGAAAAAACAGCTCGTCAAGTAGGTGAGGCGCGTGCTTCAAAACAGCTTGATGAACAGCGTTCAGACAAAGCGAAACTATCTCTAGATGACCTATTTGAGCAAATCAAACAAGGTGAAGTGAAAGATATCAACTTGATCGTGAAAGCAGATGTACAAGGTTCTGCTGAAGCACTGACGGCTGCTCTTCAAAAAATTGAAGTAGAAGGCGTAAAAGTGAAAATCATCCATACGGGTGTTGGAGCGATTACAGAATCTGATATTATTTTAGCAAGTGCTTCTAATGCGATCGTGATCGGATTTAACGTACGTCCTGATGGAAATGCGAAGAGCACAGCTGAAACAGAAAACGTAGATATCCGTTTACACCGCATTATTTATAAAGTCATCGATGAAATTGAAGCAGCGATGAAAGGAATGCTTGACCCTGAATATGAAGAAAAAGTCATCGGTCAAGTTGAAGTTCGTCAAACGTTCAAAGTATCTAAAATTGGTACAATTGCTGGTGGTTATGTCACTGAAGGAACCATCACAAGAGATAGTGGTATCCGCTTAATCCGTGACGGCGTCGTTATTTTTGAAGGCGAAGTCGACGTATTAAAACGATTCAAAGATGACGTGAAAGAAGTTTCACAGGGCTATGAATGTGGTATTACCATTAAGAAGTACAACGATATCCGTGAAGGTGATGTCATGGAATCATTCGTTATGCAAGAAATCGAAAGAAAATGA
- the rbfA gene encoding 30S ribosome-binding factor RbfA, with amino-acid sequence MSMRATRVGEQMKKELGDILGRKLKDPRIGFLTVTDVEVSGDLQIAKVYISVLGDEKKREETLKGLAKAKGYIRSEIGNRIRLRKTPELHFEFDESVDYGNRIESLIAELNTKDHE; translated from the coding sequence ATGAGTATGAGAGCAACCCGCGTGGGTGAGCAGATGAAAAAAGAATTAGGCGACATCCTAGGCAGAAAGCTAAAAGATCCGAGAATCGGCTTTTTGACTGTAACCGATGTCGAAGTGTCCGGTGATTTGCAAATTGCGAAAGTGTACATTTCTGTTCTCGGTGACGAGAAGAAAAGAGAGGAAACCTTAAAAGGCCTTGCAAAGGCTAAAGGGTATATCCGTTCTGAAATTGGCAATCGAATTAGACTTCGCAAAACACCAGAACTGCACTTTGAATTCGATGAATCCGTGGATTACGGAAACCGAATTGAAAGCCTAATTGCTGAACTAAACACAAAAGATCACGAATAA
- the rimP gene encoding ribosome maturation factor RimP — protein MSKKVVDVVSEMVQPILDGLQLELVDVEFVKEGQNWFLRVFIDSDKGVDIEECAKVSEALSEKLDEADPISQNYFLEVSSPGAERPLKKKADFEKALGKNVFMKTYEPIDGEKAFEGELTSFDGEIATVTVKIKTRKKEINIPYEKIANARLAVSFN, from the coding sequence GTGGATGTCGTAAGCGAAATGGTGCAGCCAATTTTAGATGGCTTACAGCTTGAACTCGTTGATGTTGAATTTGTCAAAGAGGGTCAAAACTGGTTCCTTCGCGTGTTTATTGACTCTGATAAAGGCGTCGATATCGAAGAATGTGCCAAAGTGAGCGAAGCCTTGAGCGAAAAGCTTGACGAGGCAGATCCGATTAGCCAAAACTACTTTCTTGAAGTGTCCTCTCCTGGAGCGGAGCGCCCATTAAAGAAAAAAGCTGATTTTGAAAAAGCACTTGGAAAAAATGTTTTCATGAAAACATATGAACCAATTGATGGTGAAAAAGCATTTGAAGGTGAGCTTACAAGCTTTGATGGTGAGATTGCAACAGTGACAGTGAAGATCAAGACAAGAAAGAAAGAGATCAATATTCCATACGAAAAAATAGCTAACGCAAGATTAGCAGTTTCGTTCAATTAA
- the nusA gene encoding transcription termination factor NusA, whose product MSSELLDALTVLEKEKGISKEIIIEAIEAALISAYKRNFNQAQNVRVDLNRETGTIRVFARKDVVDEVYDSRLEISVDDAANINPNYMVGDVVEIEVTPKDFGRIAAQTAKQVVTQRVREAERGVIYTEFIDREEDIMTGIVQRIDSKFIYVSLGKIEALLPVNEQMPNEDYKPHDRIKVFITKVEKTTKGPQIYVSRTHPGLLKRLFEIEVPEIYDGTVELKSVAREAGDRSKISVRTDDPDVDPVGSCVGPKGQRVQAIVNELKGEKIDIVHWSNDPVEFVANALSPSKVLDVIVNEEDKATTVIVPDYQLSLAIGKRGQNARLAAKLTSWKIDIKSETDARELGIFPRTEDSESLFLEAEPVAEESDE is encoded by the coding sequence ATGAGTAGTGAGTTGTTAGATGCCCTGACTGTTCTCGAGAAAGAGAAGGGTATTAGTAAAGAAATTATTATTGAAGCGATAGAAGCTGCACTCATTTCTGCATATAAGCGTAACTTTAATCAAGCGCAAAATGTTCGTGTTGATTTAAACCGCGAAACGGGAACAATTCGCGTATTCGCAAGAAAAGATGTTGTAGATGAAGTGTATGATTCTCGCCTTGAAATCTCTGTAGATGATGCAGCCAATATAAACCCGAATTACATGGTAGGTGACGTCGTTGAAATTGAAGTCACGCCAAAAGATTTCGGACGTATTGCAGCTCAGACGGCGAAACAAGTCGTGACGCAGCGAGTGAGAGAAGCAGAGCGAGGTGTGATCTACACTGAGTTTATCGATCGCGAGGAAGACATTATGACGGGAATCGTTCAGCGAATTGACAGTAAATTCATTTACGTGTCACTTGGCAAAATCGAAGCCCTTCTTCCGGTCAACGAACAAATGCCGAATGAGGACTACAAACCACATGACCGCATTAAGGTGTTTATTACAAAAGTCGAAAAAACAACAAAAGGACCACAAATTTATGTGTCTAGAACACATCCAGGTCTTTTAAAGCGTTTATTTGAAATTGAAGTGCCAGAAATTTATGATGGTACTGTAGAGCTTAAATCGGTTGCTAGAGAAGCTGGGGACCGTTCTAAAATCTCTGTTCGTACGGATGATCCTGATGTTGATCCAGTAGGTTCTTGTGTTGGACCAAAAGGTCAGCGTGTACAAGCAATTGTCAACGAGCTAAAAGGCGAAAAAATTGACATTGTCCATTGGTCTAATGACCCGGTTGAATTTGTTGCCAATGCATTAAGTCCATCAAAAGTACTTGATGTGATTGTCAATGAAGAAGATAAGGCGACAACAGTGATTGTCCCGGATTATCAGCTGTCATTAGCCATTGGTAAAAGAGGTCAAAATGCTCGTCTTGCAGCAAAGCTGACTAGCTGGAAAATTGACATTAAAAGCGAAACAGATGCAAGGGAACTCGGTATTTTCCCAAGAACTGAAGACTCTGAATCTCTTTTCTTAGAGGCTGAACCAGTAGCTGAGGAATCTGACGAATAA
- the rpsO gene encoding 30S ribosomal protein S15 produces the protein MAITQERKTQLISEFKTHESDTGSPEVQIAVLTESINNLNEHLRTHKKDHHSRRGLLKMVGRRRNLLTYLRNKDVTRYRELINKLGLRR, from the coding sequence ATGGCTATTACTCAAGAGCGTAAAACTCAACTAATTAGTGAGTTCAAAACACACGAATCTGATACTGGATCTCCAGAAGTTCAGATCGCTGTCCTAACAGAATCAATTAACAACTTGAACGAGCATTTACGTACTCATAAGAAAGATCACCACTCACGTCGCGGTCTTTTGAAAATGGTAGGTAGACGTCGTAATCTTCTTACGTATCTACGTAATAAAGACGTAACTCGTTACCGTGAGTTAATTAACAAACTAGGCTTACGTCGATAA
- a CDS encoding YlxQ family RNA-binding protein: MNQSEWYPLLGLANRARKVVSGEDLVIKEIRHARAKLVLLAADASSNTEKKVSDKCKFYNVPVRKVEDRSVLGRSIGKEARVVVAVTDQGFAKKLISLLD, translated from the coding sequence ATGAATCAATCTGAATGGTATCCTTTGCTTGGTCTAGCAAATCGAGCTCGTAAAGTCGTGTCAGGAGAAGATCTTGTGATCAAAGAAATTAGACATGCGCGTGCTAAGCTGGTTCTTCTTGCAGCAGATGCCTCATCGAACACAGAGAAAAAGGTATCTGACAAATGCAAATTTTATAATGTTCCGGTTAGAAAAGTTGAAGACCGTTCCGTTCTCGGACGTTCTATTGGGAAAGAAGCTCGCGTAGTTGTCGCTGTCACTGACCAAGGCTTCGCTAAGAAGCTTATAAGCTTGCTCGATTAA